One stretch of Nicotiana tabacum cultivar K326 chromosome 18, ASM71507v2, whole genome shotgun sequence DNA includes these proteins:
- the LOC107829535 gene encoding putative late blight resistance protein homolog R1A-3, translating to MSEIERRFLDTFLYWATQKGRIKDGKLRGHEMQVGDSISGPRADLSSAEVKEGYEFLLSLDPGRWPLPNLCSPLFQKFIDYILQNVKDLFKNKKELNKFDLLKKELLVLEENLKYLKTFLGFIKNASIELEKSRILFNHMEVVTRNAAYICYLCYVEEMDEDLASRLRLKISNVLQVIKPIEPQVAKMYTGALRCLVKSQTQYNRDVIKFVEDSVHFFLKDHSKLLNSEAFSLMLPPMKDQAESIFQETKQLLTFLIYPPEDPYDDQGKLSDILTCIEGLIAEVASVAYSFSVDKAAEVNLVFSDLLKKIEVVMKDLKDMILKAPLSSKYNFPKTNGLGFIDSLLRYLKELLQDGKCDSAVTDLIAQAQEELSLLISLLEEFVKQQHVFEEVKNHDLWTKVISLAYQAERIIDCLVMGDYPVWYQHLLCKTTTEIKLVNDQLAEFHVQEVEVLIEQEAPDLVPQEVEITPGFDEVVVGFDEEAKSLIKQLVGGPKKLDFVSIVGMPGLGKTTLAKKVYHDETIRHHFDVYAMCCLSQTYDRRKLLLEILNQVRGPSQQNEKDPAVALRRFLMGKRYIVYIDDVWSINAWEDFQGCFPVNENGSRILLTTRLSDVASDINSTRPPLQLRFLSAEESWELLQIKLFNKPTCPSELCEVGEEIARECQGLPLLVILVAGVLTKKEKNKESWRKIAESINSDTDISAKCLDIIELSYRHLPDHLKPCLLYFASFREDEEIPISNLAWLWTIEGFVPNRKPKSVDVPNRKPKSVELVAETLLNDLIGRSLVMVNKKRSTGGVRSCHIHDMLHDFCVTKAKEEKFMQITSTENKDLTSSFYEHRRLCIHHSLYWAGRIGNLQVRSAFFRPPKSGCQEFFDLENFKLLRVLQMECPVSDSSFQRSKELILLKYVGIKGYVESMPSWISNLSNLEVLLVTTVGSGTILPMAIWNMPRLKHVHVQPVASFDGRIPSNSTTLCCLETLATVSLTNKLAKNMIKKATRLRKLKCHCKEPLKLILDALPLETLSVNGKILKFSMPETLTKLTLSDVSLPQTEMSNIGRLPNLVVLKLEHRAFQEGKWEIEDEEFPTLKVLKLRSLKITEWSASDESLQNLERLMVESCFHLQEIPSAIGEISSIKMIEVKRCGESLEKSVRQIQEEQKEECEKEIEVIIYHLDSSA from the coding sequence ATGTCTGAAATAGAGAGGAGATTTCTTGATACATTTTTGTATTGGGCAACTCAAAAAGGGAGGATTAAGGATGGGAAGTTGCGAGGACATGAAATGCAAGTCGGAGATAGTATTTCAGGTCCAAGGGCAGACTTATCTTCTGCTGAAGTCAAAGAAGGTTATGAGTTTCTCCTTTCACTTGATCCAGGAAGGTGGCCTTTACCAAATTTATGCAGTCCATTGTTTCAGAAGTTCATTGACTACATCCTTCAGAATGTGAAGGATCTTTTCAAAAACAAGAAAGAGTTGAACAAGTTTGATCTTCTAAAGAAAGAGCTTCTAGTCCTTGAAGAAAATCTAAAGTATCTCAAAACCTTCCTCGGTTTCATAAAAAATGCAAGCATTGAACTGGAGAAATCCAGAATTCTCTTTAATCATATGGAGGTTGTCACTCGGAATGCTGCTTACATCTGTTACCTATGTTATGTGGAAGAAATGGATGAAGACCTGGCATCTCGCTTGAGGCTTAAGATCTCAAATGTTTTGCAAGTGATCAAGCCCATTGAGCCCCAAGTCGCGAAAATGTATACAGGGGCTCTAAGATGTTTGGTTAAATCACAAACCCAGTACAACCGGGATGTGATAAAATTTGTTGAAGATTCCGTTCATTTTTTCTTGAAGGACCATTCAAAGTTATTAAATAGTGAGGCATTTTCCTTGATGCTTCCTCCTATGAAGGACCAAGCCGAAAGCATTTTTCAAGAAACAAAGCAATTGCTAACTTTTCTTATTTATCCGCCTGAAGATCCATATGATGACCAGGGGAAATTGAGTGATATACTTACTTGCATTGAAGGTCTTATTGCTGAGGTAGCTTCTGTTGCTTACTCCTTCTCTGTTGACAAAGCAGCAGAAGTTAACTTGGTATTCTCTGACTTATTGAAAAAGATTGAAGTTGTCATGAAAGACCTAAAAGACATGATTCTGAAAGCTCCACTGTCATCAAAATATAATTTCCCCAAGACAAATGGATTAGGCTTTATTGACTCCCTCTTACGCTATTTGAAAGAGCTGCTGCAAGATGGAAAGTGCGATTCTGCTGTCACGGATCTAATTGCACAAGCTCAGGAGGAGTTATCTCTCTTAATATCCTTGTTAGAGGAATTTGTGAAGCAACAGCATGTTTTTGAGGAGGTGAAGAACCATGATCTTTGGACAAAAGTGATATCTCTAGCATACCAGGCAGAACGCATAATTGATTGCCTGGTTATGGGAGATTATCCTGTTTGGTATCAGCATTTGTTATGTAAGACCACAACAGAAATTAAGCTTGTCAATGATCAATTAGCAGAGTTCCATGTGCAAGAAGTTGAAGTCCTTATCGAACAAGAAGCACCAGATCTTGTCCCACAAGAAGTTGAGATAACTCCAGGATTTGATGAGGTAGTGGTGGGTTTTGATGAAGAGGCAAAGTCACTTATAAAGCAGCTCGTTGGAGGACCAAAGAAATTAGATTTTGTGTCTATTGTAGGGATGCCTGGTCTTGGAAAGACTACACTTGCAAAGAAAGTTTATCATGATGAAACCATAAGGCATCATTTCGACGTCTATGCTATGTGTTGTCTTTCCCAAACATATGACCGGAGAAAGTTGTTGCTGGAAATTTTGAATCAAGTCCGAGGTCCCAGTCAACAGAATGAGAAAGATCCAGCAGTTGCTCTGCGAAGATTTTTAATGGGCAAGAGGTACATTGTCTACATTGATGACGTATGGAGCATTAACGCATGGGAAGACTTCCAGGGATGTTTTCCAGTTAATGAAAATGGAAGCAGGATCTTATTAACGACCCGACTTAGTGATGTGGCTTCAGATATTAACTCTACTAGACCACCTCTTCAACTTCGTTTTCTTTCTGCAGAAGAAAGTTGGGAACTCTTGCAAATTAAGTTATTCAATAAACCAACTTGCCCATCAGAACTATGTGAAGTTGGAGAAGAAATTGCAAGGGAGTGCCAAGGACTACCTCTCCTGGTGATTTTGGTAGCTGGTGTTTTGacaaagaaagagaaaaacaagGAAAGTTGGAGAAAAATTGCAGAAAGTATAAATTCAGATACTGACATTAGTGCCAAGTGCCTAGATATAATAGAATTGAGCTACAGGCACTTGCCAGATCACCTCAAGCCCTGCCTTCTCTATTTTGCATCATTTCgtgaggatgaagaaattccaATCTCAAACTTGGCGTGGTTATGGACTATCGAGGGATTTGTTCCGAACAGAAAGCCAAAGAGTGTAGATGTTCCGAACAGAAAGCCAAAGAGTGTAGAGCTTGTTGCAGAAACTTTACTGAATGATCTCATTGGTAGAAGCTTGGTAATGGTTAACAAGAAAAGGTCCACCGGAGGAGTCAGATCGTGTCACATCCATGATATGCTGCACGACTTTTGTGTAACAAAAGCTAAGGAAGAGAAGTTTATGCAGATAACAAGCACTGAGAACAAAGATTTGACTAGTTCCTTTTATGAGCACCGGAGGCTGTGCATTCATCATAGCCTTTATTGGGCAGGGAGGATCGGAAACCTGCAAGTTCGTTCTGCATTCTTCAGACCCCCGAAATCTGGCTGCCAGGAATTTTTTGATCTTGAGAACTTTAAACTTCTAAGAGTTCTACAAATGGAATGTCCTGTGTCGGACAGTTCATTCCAAAGATCAAAAGAGCTTATTCTTTTGAAGTACGTAGGAATCAAAGGCTACGTAGAATCTATGCCGTCATGGATATCAAACCTTTCAAACCTTGAGGTCTTGCTTGTAACAACAGTGGGCAGTGGTACAATATTGCCGATGGCCATCTGGAATATGCCAAGGTTAAAACATGTGCATGTACAACCTGTTGCATCTTTTGATGGACGCATTCCTAGCAACTCCACAACATTATGTTGTTTAGAGACCTTGGCGACAGTGTCTCTCACTAATAAGCTAGCAAAAAACATGATAAAGAAGGCAACCAGACTGCGAAAGCTCAAGTGCCACTGTAAAGAGCCTTTGaaactcatattagatgctcTTCCACTTGAAACACTCAGTGTGAATGGTAAGATCTTGAAATTCAGCATGCCTGAGACGCTGACAAAGCTAACTTTATCTGATGTTTCGTTGCCACAAACTGAAATGTCTAATATCGGGAGATTACCAAATTTAGTGGTTCTCAAGTTGGAGCATAGAGCATTTCAGGAAGGAAAATGGGAAATTGAAGATGAAGAGTTTCCGACCCTCAAGGTTCTTAAATTGAGGTCCCTCAAAATTACAGAATGGAGTGCCTCAGATGAGTCCTTGCAAAACCTCGAACGGCTTATGGTAGAAAGCTGCTTCCATCTTCAAGAAATCCCTTCTGCTATTGGAGAAATTTCAAGTATAAAGATGATTGAAGTGAAACGGTGTGGTGAATCTCTTGAAAAATCAGTCCGGCAAATTCAGGAAGAGCAAAAAGAAGAGTGTGAAAAGGAGATCGAGGTCATTATTTATCACTTAGATTCGTCGGCCTGA